Proteins found in one Limanda limanda chromosome 18, fLimLim1.1, whole genome shotgun sequence genomic segment:
- the LOC133024232 gene encoding adenosine 5'-monophosphoramidase HINT3-like, which translates to MESEEDVCAFCRIGDSDTDTEILLSDEQLLCFRDVKPGATHHYLIVPRMHIDNCKTLQGTDVPLVEQMENMGRRILEKTKVSDLDDVRMGFHIPPFCSVPHLHLHALAPASKMSFKSQLHYGPQSHWFITVDKVLSQLKTRGKVK; encoded by the exons ATGGAGTCTGAGGAGGACGTCTGTGCCTTCTGCCGAATCGGGGACAGCGACACGGACACAGAGATCCTGCTGAGT GACGAGCAGCTGCTCTGTTTCCGGGACGTGAAGCCTGGAGCCACTCACCACTACCTCATCGTTCCCAGGATGCACATCGACAACTGTAAAACTCTGCAAGGAACCGACGTCCCTCTTG TGGAGCAGATGGAAAACATGGGGAGGAGGATACTGGAGAAGACTAAAGTCAGCGACCTGGATGACGTCAG GATGGGTTTCCATATTCCTCCGTTCTGCTCCGTcccacacctccacctccacgcTCTGGCTCCAGCCAGTAAGATGAGCTTCAAGTCCCAGCTGCACTACGGGCCACAGTCTCACTGGTTCATCACA GTAGATAAAGTGCTGTCTCAGCTGAAGACTCGCGGGAAGGTcaaatga
- the LOC133024275 gene encoding nuclear receptor coactivator 7 isoform X2 — translation MEKRDRKPGYFARLKRRRQLKQSQSDKNVNEQSPAIISCPDVPLVGDPVMKTDLQRSATKPAASSDDVCKSKNPTKREKRGPPGTVEFIVGPDDSLNSIALRFNITPNKLVQLNKLFSRSVYPGQKLFVPDESQSETDSKSQSSSQPTFPQGLSEKQSHDGKTCRSAKSIRRELSPNSEDESPSTVKFIKMSCKYFTDGMGVVGGVLIVTPNNIMFDPHKSDPLVIEHGCEEYGLICPMEEVVSVALYNDVSRMKLKDALPSPGEWEHLLSERELNPFSRYEALDPKRPIVLDEIESTISETVSGEGEETEKSPSDEGFTELEQTVNGSTEEAEGTSSRTSRAVSGDQQKLRGPGCPEGGDSEDKPMLAQIKGKLDDEEDEGVAQNGSLEDGESIQSSSETEKQGDLLDKPSNQEPAKTKDTKPQRTEELLNSVDDEILSTAVDQSSRLSLTEAAEGSGSSGPDRPAEGAELSEEERRKKSCEAEVKSWLMARMQAPIEDMLFSSEEKSKNPPMFLCFKVGKPMRKSFATGMTSGPAHSFGSRGKQPEYWFAVPQERVDHLYAFFVQWSPDVYGKEAREQGFVVVEKDELDMIDNFFSDPASCSWEIITVDEAKRRQSFGSYDGDLSVETLTILSESSDLLQDTHIEKLSCRLPARVQGYPWRLAYSTVNHGTSLKTLYRNLAAVDSPVLLVIRDMDGQIFGAFSTHPFKVSEHCYGTGETFLYNFCPEIKVYRWTGENSYFVKGNIDSLQMGGGGGKVGLWLDAELYRGASAKCATFNNQPLSAQQDFSIHSLEVWAFE, via the exons ATGgaaaagagagacaggaagcCGGGATACTTTGCCAG GCTGAAGAGGCGGCGACAGCTCAAGCAGAGCCAATCAGACAAGAATGTGAATGAGCAGAGCCCGGCGATCATCTCCTGTCCAGACGTCCCACTTGTCGGTGACCCCGTCATGAAGACGGACCTGCAGCGATCCGCAACAAAACCGGCCGCAAGCTCCG atGATGTCTGCAAAAGTAAAAATCCgacaaagagggagaagagagggccGCCGGGGACGGTGGAGTTCATC GTGGGACCCGATGATTCGCTCAATAGCATCGCTCTCAGGTTCAACATCACCCCAAACAAACTGGTCCAGCTGAACAAGCTCTTCTCCCGCAGCGTCTACCCCGGACAG AAGCTGTTTGTCCCTGATGAGAGCCAATCAGAAACGGACTCAAAGTCTCAGAGTTCCTCTCAGCCCACATTCCCACAAGGCCTCTCTGagaaacagtcacat GATGGCAAAACCTGTAGATCAGCGAAGTCCATCCGGCGGGAGCTCTCCCCAAACTCAGAAGACGAGAGTCCGTCCACGGTTAAATTCATCAAGATGAGCTGCAAATACTTCACTGATGGCATG ggggtggtggggggtgtgCTGATTGTGACGCCCAACAACATCATGTTCGACCCCCACAAGTCGGACCCCCTGGTGATCGAGCACGGCTGCGAGGAGTACGGCCTCATCTGCCCCATGGAGGAGGTCGTCTCTGTTGCGCTGTACAACGATGTGTCTCGCATGAAGCTGAAAGATGCCCTGCCATC GCCCGGTGAGTGGGAGCACCTGCTGTCAGAGAGGGAACTGAACCCCTTCAGCCGTTACGAAGCTCTGGATCCAAAGCGACCAATCGTCCTGGATGAGATTGAATCAACAATCTCCGAAACTG TgagtggagaaggagaggagacagaaaagtCTCCATCGGATGAAGGATTCACAGAGTTAGAGCAGACGGTCAATGGAAGCACTGAAGAAGCAGAGGGAACGTCCTCCAGAACATCCAGGGCCGTCAGTGGGGACCAACAGAAACTCCGAGGACCCGGCTGCCCCGAAGGAGGAGATTCTGAAGACAAGCCGATGCTGGCTCAAATTAAAGGGAAGCttgatgatgaagaggacgaAGGTGTAGCTCAGAATGGCTCCCTTGAGGATGGAGAGTCAATACAATCCTCCTCAGAGACTGAAAAACAGGGGGATCTGCTTGATAAACCTTCAAACCAAGAGCCTGCCAAAACCAAAGATACGAAACCTCAAAGGACAGAGGAGCTGCTAAACAGTGTAGATGATGAAATACTCAGCACAGCGGTGGACCAAAGCAGCAGGCTGAGTCTGACCGAGGCTGCAGAGGGTTCTGGGAGCTCGGGtccagacagaccagcagaggGGGCTGAACTcagtgaagaggagagacgGAAGAAAAGCTGTGAAGCAGAGGTCAAGTCGTGGCTGATGGCGCGGATGCAGGCTCCAATAGAAG ACATGCTTTTTTCATCCGAGGAGAAGAGTAAAAACCCTCCCATGTTCCTCTGCTTCAAAGTGGGAAAGCCAATGAGGAAGTCTTTTGCTACTGGGATGACCTCTGGTCCCGCCCATTCCTTTGGCAGCCGTGGGAAGCAGCCGGAGTATTGGTTCGCCGTGCCGCAAGAAAG agtggACCACCTGTATGCGTTCTTCGTGCAGTGGTCTCCAGATGTGTATGGGAAGGAGGCTCGAGAGCAGGGCTTCGTTGTGGTGGAGAAAGACGAGCTGGACATGATCGATAACTTCTTCAGTGACCCTGCATCTTGCAGCTGGGAG ATCATCACTGTTGATGAGGCGAAGCGCAGGCAGAGTTTTGGCAGCTATGACGGAGACCTGTCTGTGGAAACACTGACCATACTCAGTGAATCCAGTGAcctgctgcaggacacacacatcgAGAAG CTTTCCTGTCGCCTACCAGCCCGTGTACAGGGTTACCCCTGGAGACTGGCCTACAGCACTGTGAATCATGGGACCAGCCTCAAGACTCTGTACAGGAacctggcggcggtggacagtCCGGTACTGCTGGTCATCAGAGACATGGACGGACAG ATATTCGGAGCGTTCTCGACTCATCCCTTCAAAGTGAGCGAGCACTGCTACGGCACAGGAGAGACCTTCCTCTACAACTTCTGTCCTGAAATCAAG GTGTACCGGTGGACGGGGGAGAATTCTTACTTTGTGAAAGGCAATATTGATTCTCTGCAGATGGGAGGCGGAGG GGGTAAGGTGGGTCTGTGGCTTGATGCCGAGCTGTACCGAGGGGCCTCCGCCAAATGCGCCACCTTCAACAATCAGCCGCTCTCAGCTCAGCAGGACTTCAGCATCCACAGTTTGGAGGTCTGGGCGTTTGAGTAG
- the LOC133024275 gene encoding nuclear receptor coactivator 7 isoform X1 — MEKRDRKPGYFARLKRRRQLKQSQSDKNVNEQSPAIISCPDVPLVGDPVMKTDLQRSATKPAASSDDVCKSKNPTKREKRGPPGTVEFIVGPDDSLNSIALRFNITPNKLVQLNKLFSRSVYPGQKLFVPDESQSETDSKSQSSSQPTFPQGLSEKQSHDGKTCRSAKSIRRELSPNSEDESPSTVKFIKMSCKYFTDGMGVVGGVLIVTPNNIMFDPHKSDPLVIEHGCEEYGLICPMEEVVSVALYNDVSRMKLKDALPSDRPQDLCPVYRPGEWEHLLSERELNPFSRYEALDPKRPIVLDEIESTISETVSGEGEETEKSPSDEGFTELEQTVNGSTEEAEGTSSRTSRAVSGDQQKLRGPGCPEGGDSEDKPMLAQIKGKLDDEEDEGVAQNGSLEDGESIQSSSETEKQGDLLDKPSNQEPAKTKDTKPQRTEELLNSVDDEILSTAVDQSSRLSLTEAAEGSGSSGPDRPAEGAELSEEERRKKSCEAEVKSWLMARMQAPIEDMLFSSEEKSKNPPMFLCFKVGKPMRKSFATGMTSGPAHSFGSRGKQPEYWFAVPQERVDHLYAFFVQWSPDVYGKEAREQGFVVVEKDELDMIDNFFSDPASCSWEIITVDEAKRRQSFGSYDGDLSVETLTILSESSDLLQDTHIEKLSCRLPARVQGYPWRLAYSTVNHGTSLKTLYRNLAAVDSPVLLVIRDMDGQIFGAFSTHPFKVSEHCYGTGETFLYNFCPEIKVYRWTGENSYFVKGNIDSLQMGGGGGKVGLWLDAELYRGASAKCATFNNQPLSAQQDFSIHSLEVWAFE, encoded by the exons ATGgaaaagagagacaggaagcCGGGATACTTTGCCAG GCTGAAGAGGCGGCGACAGCTCAAGCAGAGCCAATCAGACAAGAATGTGAATGAGCAGAGCCCGGCGATCATCTCCTGTCCAGACGTCCCACTTGTCGGTGACCCCGTCATGAAGACGGACCTGCAGCGATCCGCAACAAAACCGGCCGCAAGCTCCG atGATGTCTGCAAAAGTAAAAATCCgacaaagagggagaagagagggccGCCGGGGACGGTGGAGTTCATC GTGGGACCCGATGATTCGCTCAATAGCATCGCTCTCAGGTTCAACATCACCCCAAACAAACTGGTCCAGCTGAACAAGCTCTTCTCCCGCAGCGTCTACCCCGGACAG AAGCTGTTTGTCCCTGATGAGAGCCAATCAGAAACGGACTCAAAGTCTCAGAGTTCCTCTCAGCCCACATTCCCACAAGGCCTCTCTGagaaacagtcacat GATGGCAAAACCTGTAGATCAGCGAAGTCCATCCGGCGGGAGCTCTCCCCAAACTCAGAAGACGAGAGTCCGTCCACGGTTAAATTCATCAAGATGAGCTGCAAATACTTCACTGATGGCATG ggggtggtggggggtgtgCTGATTGTGACGCCCAACAACATCATGTTCGACCCCCACAAGTCGGACCCCCTGGTGATCGAGCACGGCTGCGAGGAGTACGGCCTCATCTGCCCCATGGAGGAGGTCGTCTCTGTTGCGCTGTACAACGATGTGTCTCGCATGAAGCTGAAAGATGCCCTGCCATC AGACCGACCCCAGGATCTGTGTCCTGTGTACAGGCCCGGTGAGTGGGAGCACCTGCTGTCAGAGAGGGAACTGAACCCCTTCAGCCGTTACGAAGCTCTGGATCCAAAGCGACCAATCGTCCTGGATGAGATTGAATCAACAATCTCCGAAACTG TgagtggagaaggagaggagacagaaaagtCTCCATCGGATGAAGGATTCACAGAGTTAGAGCAGACGGTCAATGGAAGCACTGAAGAAGCAGAGGGAACGTCCTCCAGAACATCCAGGGCCGTCAGTGGGGACCAACAGAAACTCCGAGGACCCGGCTGCCCCGAAGGAGGAGATTCTGAAGACAAGCCGATGCTGGCTCAAATTAAAGGGAAGCttgatgatgaagaggacgaAGGTGTAGCTCAGAATGGCTCCCTTGAGGATGGAGAGTCAATACAATCCTCCTCAGAGACTGAAAAACAGGGGGATCTGCTTGATAAACCTTCAAACCAAGAGCCTGCCAAAACCAAAGATACGAAACCTCAAAGGACAGAGGAGCTGCTAAACAGTGTAGATGATGAAATACTCAGCACAGCGGTGGACCAAAGCAGCAGGCTGAGTCTGACCGAGGCTGCAGAGGGTTCTGGGAGCTCGGGtccagacagaccagcagaggGGGCTGAACTcagtgaagaggagagacgGAAGAAAAGCTGTGAAGCAGAGGTCAAGTCGTGGCTGATGGCGCGGATGCAGGCTCCAATAGAAG ACATGCTTTTTTCATCCGAGGAGAAGAGTAAAAACCCTCCCATGTTCCTCTGCTTCAAAGTGGGAAAGCCAATGAGGAAGTCTTTTGCTACTGGGATGACCTCTGGTCCCGCCCATTCCTTTGGCAGCCGTGGGAAGCAGCCGGAGTATTGGTTCGCCGTGCCGCAAGAAAG agtggACCACCTGTATGCGTTCTTCGTGCAGTGGTCTCCAGATGTGTATGGGAAGGAGGCTCGAGAGCAGGGCTTCGTTGTGGTGGAGAAAGACGAGCTGGACATGATCGATAACTTCTTCAGTGACCCTGCATCTTGCAGCTGGGAG ATCATCACTGTTGATGAGGCGAAGCGCAGGCAGAGTTTTGGCAGCTATGACGGAGACCTGTCTGTGGAAACACTGACCATACTCAGTGAATCCAGTGAcctgctgcaggacacacacatcgAGAAG CTTTCCTGTCGCCTACCAGCCCGTGTACAGGGTTACCCCTGGAGACTGGCCTACAGCACTGTGAATCATGGGACCAGCCTCAAGACTCTGTACAGGAacctggcggcggtggacagtCCGGTACTGCTGGTCATCAGAGACATGGACGGACAG ATATTCGGAGCGTTCTCGACTCATCCCTTCAAAGTGAGCGAGCACTGCTACGGCACAGGAGAGACCTTCCTCTACAACTTCTGTCCTGAAATCAAG GTGTACCGGTGGACGGGGGAGAATTCTTACTTTGTGAAAGGCAATATTGATTCTCTGCAGATGGGAGGCGGAGG GGGTAAGGTGGGTCTGTGGCTTGATGCCGAGCTGTACCGAGGGGCCTCCGCCAAATGCGCCACCTTCAACAATCAGCCGCTCTCAGCTCAGCAGGACTTCAGCATCCACAGTTTGGAGGTCTGGGCGTTTGAGTAG
- the LOC133024231 gene encoding adenosine 5'-monophosphoramidase HINT3-like, with protein MNMERGESETVAESCVFCLIANDLDKETEIISENKWMVCFRDIYPAAPHHYLVVPRQHILDYLSLDSGDIGFIERMTEMGRNVLRDQGITDMRDTRLGFHIPPYISVGHLHLHVLAPSSQISEDMIYKFIPDTSSFISEEDLCKQLQKHSSPLQSAGRHLKRIKDGLFK; from the exons ATGAACATGGAGAGAGGGGAATCAGAGACTGTCGCGGAATCCTGTGTCTTCTGTTTAATCGCCAACGATCTGGACAAGGAAACGGAAATTATCTCAGAG aacAAGTGGATGGTGTGTTTCAGGGACATTtaccctgctgctcctcaccacTACCTGGTTGTCCCCAGACAGCACATACTGGACTACTTGTCACTGGACAGCGGAGACATCGGCTTCA TTGAGAGGATGACTGAAATGGGGAGAAATGTACTTCGAGACCAAGGGATCACTGATATGAGAGACACAAG GCTGGGCTTCCACATACCGCCCTACATCTCAGTGggtcacctccacctccacgtGCTCGCCCCCAGCAGCCAAATCTCAGAAGACATGATTTATAAATTCATACCAGACACCAgctcttttatttct GAAGAAGATCTATGCAAGCAGCTACAGAAACATTCTTCACCACTGCAGAGCGCTGGAAGGCATTTAAAGAGGATTAAAGATggtttatttaaatga